CCCGGCCATCGGCCCAGGTCAGCGTGACAAGCCGGGCGTCGTGGTCGACCCGCGCGAGGCCGACCTCGACCGGCCAGGCGTCGTAGTCCGGAGTCGCTGGCAGTGGCGGTGCGGCGGTGGTGGTCATGGCGGGCGTCTCTGAATGAAATGGCAATCTTCAGGATGCCGAGTCGTCGCGCCGTCGATTAGCCACCAGGCGACGGCTAGTTGTCATGAGTCGTCATCGGCGCGCGTCGCGTGGGCTCTCGGCATAGCGTTGGCGGTAGGCGCGCGAGAAGCTCGACGCCGAGGCGAAGCCGCAGGCCAGACCGATGCCAAGGATGTCGTGGTCGGTTTCCAGCAGCAGTTGGCGGGCCCGCGCCAGGCGCAGGTTCAGGTAGTGATCGCGCGGACGCACCCCCAGCTCGCGTTCGAACAGGCGCTGCAACTGGCGCAGCGAAATGCCCACCCGGTGCGCCAGTGCCTCGATCGACAGCGGCGCCTCGATATGCGCCTCCATCAGCGCCACGGCCTCGATCAGCACGTGCTTGTGGGTGCCCAGGCGCTGGCTCAGCGCCATGCGCTGCTGGTCGTGGGGCGTGCGCATGCGGGCGTGGATCAACTGTTCGGAGACCGCGGTGGCCAGCGCCTCGCCGTGGCGCCGGGCGATCAGGTCGAGGGACATGTCCATCGCCGCCGCGCCGCCGGCGCAGGAGAAGCCGCGCGGGCCGAGCTCGAACAGCGCCTCGCGGGTCTCGATGGCGGGGAAGCGTTCGCGAAAGGCCGGCAGGCTTTCCCAGTGCAGGGTCACCCGCTGGCCGCGCAGCAGCCCGGCACTGGCCAGCACCACGCTGCCGGTATCGATGCCGCCGAGCACGCAGTCGGCGTTGGCCAGCCGGTTGAGCCAGCGGATCAGCGGCCGGCTCAGCGTCGCCTCGGGCTCGAAGCTGGCGCATACCGCGACGCTGGGCAGCGCCGGGGCGCTGGCGATGGCGTCGTCGGCGAGCAGGGTCATGGCGTTGCTGGCGGTGACCGGTGCGCCGTCCTGGCTGATCACCCGCCAGGCGAACAGCGCCCGCCCGGCGATGCGATTGGCGATGCGCAGCGGTTCGACCGCCGAGAAGAACGCCATCATCGAGAAGCGCGGCATCAGCAGAAAGCCGATCGGCTCGGGCAACGGGCCGGTGTAGTCCAGACGCATGAGTCGCTCGCAACGGGGTGGCCCGACGATGATAAGCGATCGTGCGCTGCGCTGCAGGCGATGGCTCAGTGCGTCGATTGGTTCAGTTAATCCGCGCTGCCGGTCAAAGGCTCCGCGGTGCGGCGCCTATTGGCGAGAATCGGGCTGCCGGTCGCGGGTCGCTGAGCAGCGTGTAGTCGACGTCCTGAAGCGCCTCGCCAAACAGAAGGTCTACAGGCTCACTCCCCGGTAAGCAGGCGTTCTTCAAGGGCGAATATGTGCGGGTCGTCGTGGCCGAGTTCGCGCAGCGCGCTGGCCAGGTTGAGCAGGTAGTCGCGGTTGGGACCGCTGGGTCCGTGAGCGCTGGCGATGCGCCGGGCCAGCGCGGCTTCCGGCTCGGGGCCGGCGAAGGCGGCGTTGTCCTCGCGGGCGATGTAGACCAGTCCTTCGTGACGCGCGCCATCGTCGAAGTAAAGCGGGGTGACGACCCGCAGATAGCCGTTCTTTTCGCGCACGTCGAGCGGCTTGAGGGTCTGCGGGGTGATGCGATAGGCCATGCCGTGGCACGCCGCTCCCGGCGCGCGGATCAACGTCGCCACCCGGCCGGGCGATTCGGGCGTGCCGCGGTGGTCGTGAGAGGCCTGCCAGAAGCGCCGCGCCCAGCCGAGGATAT
The genomic region above belongs to Halomonas zincidurans B6 and contains:
- a CDS encoding GlxA family transcriptional regulator; amino-acid sequence: MRLDYTGPLPEPIGFLLMPRFSMMAFFSAVEPLRIANRIAGRALFAWRVISQDGAPVTASNAMTLLADDAIASAPALPSVAVCASFEPEATLSRPLIRWLNRLANADCVLGGIDTGSVVLASAGLLRGQRVTLHWESLPAFRERFPAIETREALFELGPRGFSCAGGAAAMDMSLDLIARRHGEALATAVSEQLIHARMRTPHDQQRMALSQRLGTHKHVLIEAVALMEAHIEAPLSIEALAHRVGISLRQLQRLFERELGVRPRDHYLNLRLARARQLLLETDHDILGIGLACGFASASSFSRAYRQRYAESPRDARR
- a CDS encoding gamma-glutamylcyclotransferase produces the protein MSFDTTTLNQQMTHFDGHDSLWLFGYGSLIWKADFAYLERRPAHILGWARRFWQASHDHRGTPESPGRVATLIRAPGAACHGMAYRITPQTLKPLDVREKNGYLRVVTPLYFDDGARHEGLVYIAREDNAAFAGPEPEAALARRIASAHGPSGPNRDYLLNLASALRELGHDDPHIFALEERLLTGE